A stretch of Aristophania vespae DNA encodes these proteins:
- a CDS encoding DJ-1/PfpI family protein, whose product MKNDNSRPEVILRHLASDGEPATPTLDTLQFLGAEENREIREGIFATPAIATLRGKKIAVIATDGVEDIELVAILTYFKRHGADTHLIAPKCPKTTAASGMIHPPLRKTHIFSIHYVSPGRWHKIDHFLDDVDPTDYDAVIIPGGTWSPDSLRADKLTLNFVKKAHKAKKIVAAICHGPWVLADAGLLKGRKATAWWSMKKDLENAGAIWEDKAVIDDEIITSRCPNDLLSFVFTIAVKLKS is encoded by the coding sequence ATGAAAAACGATAATAGCCGACCTGAAGTTATATTAAGGCATCTTGCTTCAGATGGCGAGCCGGCCACACCTACCCTGGATACATTGCAGTTTCTAGGTGCTGAAGAAAATCGCGAAATTAGAGAAGGAATATTTGCAACTCCAGCAATTGCAACCTTAAGAGGTAAAAAAATAGCAGTTATTGCGACGGACGGCGTAGAGGATATAGAGCTTGTTGCTATATTGACCTATTTTAAAAGACATGGCGCCGATACTCACCTCATTGCTCCAAAGTGTCCTAAAACCACGGCTGCCAGTGGAATGATTCATCCTCCGTTACGCAAAACACATATTTTCAGTATTCATTATGTAAGTCCTGGAAGATGGCACAAAATTGATCATTTCTTAGATGATGTTGATCCTACAGATTATGACGCTGTGATTATTCCTGGTGGTACATGGAGTCCTGATAGCTTGAGAGCTGACAAGCTTACGTTAAATTTTGTTAAAAAGGCTCATAAAGCAAAAAAGATCGTTGCTGCTATATGTCATGGACCGTGGGTATTAGCAGATGCGGGACTATTAAAGGGACGTAAAGCAACGGCATGGTGGTCCATGAAAAAGGATCTGGAAAATGCTGGCGCTATATGGGAGGATAAAGCTGTTATCGATGATGAGATCATCACATCGCGTTGTCCAAATGATTTACTCTCTTTTGTTTTTACAATTGCTGTAAAACTGAAATCCTAA
- a CDS encoding cytosine permease yields the protein MSKTFLQSYTAFLDFLLAVLVPWTAINLFDYYFLKKGNYAVEDFFKPRAGRYGRLNRRSASCYILGVLVELPFLKTDFYTGHLATTLGGIDISWVVGLVVTTLLYALFCYNQKATKS from the coding sequence ATGTCTAAAACCTTCTTGCAGTCATATACGGCCTTTTTGGATTTTCTCTTAGCGGTATTGGTACCTTGGACGGCTATTAACCTCTTTGATTATTACTTTCTCAAAAAAGGTAATTACGCCGTAGAGGATTTTTTTAAACCCCGTGCCGGTCGTTATGGAAGACTTAATAGGCGCTCAGCTTCATGTTATATTTTAGGTGTGCTTGTTGAACTGCCCTTTTTAAAAACTGATTTTTATACTGGTCATCTTGCTACGACATTAGGTGGTATAGATATTTCTTGGGTTGTGGGCCTAGTTGTCACGACACTTCTTTATGCACTATTTTGTTACAACCAAAAGGCAACTAAATCTTAA
- a CDS encoding purine-cytosine permease family protein has protein sequence MTQSFERYTIYPIPPSQRFGKASDLFSVWFSANMTLLTVFTGALGPVVFKLSFFWSMISLIVGNLVGAVFMALHAAQGPRLGVPQMVQSRGQFGLYGSVPVIVLVIIMYVGFAASNCVVGGDALFHIVPVIGKKNAILLIALLTFIPCVLGYKAIHLCSKLASWVSAIAVLYAIGCGLYALSWPVLSDMHGSMSGIIGAISVAALWQIAYAPYVSDSSRYLPVSALSVRKTFWASYGGTVIGAILPMMLGSLLVISWPDLSPSQALIHLSGPFGLVIVLVLALAIPLGSAMSVYCGGYAPLH, from the coding sequence ATGACACAGAGCTTTGAACGTTATACAATTTATCCTATCCCGCCTTCACAGCGTTTTGGAAAGGCTTCCGATCTTTTTTCGGTCTGGTTTAGCGCGAATATGACTTTGCTGACCGTTTTTACGGGAGCATTGGGGCCGGTAGTTTTTAAGTTATCGTTCTTTTGGTCAATGATATCGCTTATTGTGGGTAACCTCGTTGGGGCCGTCTTTATGGCACTTCACGCGGCGCAGGGGCCGCGTTTAGGTGTTCCGCAAATGGTGCAGAGCAGAGGGCAGTTTGGTTTATATGGCTCTGTGCCTGTGATTGTTCTGGTCATTATTATGTATGTAGGGTTTGCAGCCTCAAATTGTGTTGTGGGTGGGGATGCACTTTTTCATATCGTACCTGTGATTGGGAAAAAAAACGCCATATTACTTATAGCTCTTTTGACCTTTATTCCCTGTGTCTTAGGTTATAAGGCGATTCATCTTTGCTCTAAATTGGCAAGCTGGGTTTCGGCTATTGCTGTGCTTTACGCTATAGGGTGTGGGCTTTATGCACTATCATGGCCGGTATTAAGTGATATGCACGGCTCTATGTCAGGCATTATCGGGGCTATTTCGGTGGCTGCCCTGTGGCAAATTGCCTATGCACCCTATGTTTCTGATTCGTCACGTTACCTACCGGTATCTGCCTTATCCGTGCGTAAAACCTTTTGGGCCAGTTATGGCGGAACAGTTATTGGCGCCATATTGCCAATGATGTTAGGCAGCCTACTCGTTATTTCATGGCCCGATTTATCTCCTTCTCAAGCGCTTATTCATTTGTCAGGGCCATTTGGGCTTGTCATAGTGTTAGTGCTTGCTCTTGCCATACCCTTGGGCAGTGCCATGAGCGTATATTGTGGGGGTTATGCACCCTTACATTAA
- a CDS encoding YfdX family protein produces MTFKTYQCFATSIFALGVLGGTYASQALADPALQAKPQHDELVQNVRQHWAKIEARHSFNKLSDHSLQALQDILEANQYLSKQEKTEALNELKLARDDLAKALVSHSNFKSLASKVKKEEAAAKFAHNLAKYSNDNWSPVGGTFVAKSSLSKKEADILAQANHSLEMKNVPQAYKLIRPIENKVQIAIAIAPLKPITQSVEEALSDVEKSDLTSAKAKLDQAIKQYVFIPQRYMNMNPLTCSKCKMIAHR; encoded by the coding sequence ATGACATTTAAAACATATCAATGTTTTGCCACTTCTATTTTTGCTTTAGGGGTTCTAGGCGGTACTTATGCTTCCCAAGCTTTGGCAGACCCCGCTCTACAGGCTAAGCCACAACATGATGAACTCGTTCAAAATGTTAGGCAGCATTGGGCCAAGATAGAAGCAAGGCATTCATTTAACAAACTTTCAGACCACAGCCTGCAAGCACTCCAAGATATACTTGAAGCTAATCAATATTTGTCTAAGCAAGAAAAAACCGAGGCTTTAAATGAGCTGAAGCTTGCTCGTGACGACCTGGCTAAAGCTTTGGTAAGTCATTCAAATTTCAAAAGTTTGGCTAGTAAAGTTAAAAAGGAAGAAGCCGCAGCTAAATTCGCACATAATTTAGCAAAATATAGCAACGATAACTGGTCACCAGTTGGTGGAACGTTTGTCGCTAAATCTTCTCTTTCTAAAAAAGAAGCTGACATTTTGGCTCAAGCCAATCATTCTTTAGAAATGAAGAATGTTCCGCAAGCATATAAACTCATTCGGCCCATTGAAAACAAAGTGCAAATAGCCATTGCTATCGCGCCGTTAAAACCAATTACACAATCTGTGGAAGAAGCCCTTAGTGATGTCGAAAAAAGCGATCTGACTTCAGCCAAAGCAAAACTTGACCAGGCGATCAAGCAATATGTCTTTATTCCACAAAGATATATGAATATGAACCCGCTTACATGTAGTAAGTGCAAAATGATCGCGCACCGCTAA
- a CDS encoding efflux transporter outer membrane subunit: MGRVARQYQAAKALMQMSEEERRSVLIAQQADMAHDYLQLRGDQKRVRVLNASHKTLSDLLSLTQSRYKSGLVTELDVDSVKSRLHRVEAQQAQLSQIVAQEKNAIAFLLGAPPRSLDQELEQGQNTPVVPPFVPAGLPSELVHRRPDIREAEANLRQSVAELGEATADFYPKITINADFGFQTLSFKDLGLWGARAWNVGPSISLPIFQGGRLVGQLNLKKAAQKSAAISYRQTVLRAWHEVDNAMQSYHDEQNKREGLNNAVKDSQRSLDLALSQYRSGLSTYLDVLNAQIQTQDAQMDLATSDAAVATNLARLYNALGGGWQKVLPDEGALLKEAQNNQSQAVAYKSTRKMVR; the protein is encoded by the coding sequence GTGGGGCGGGTAGCACGTCAGTATCAGGCGGCAAAAGCTTTGATGCAAATGAGTGAGGAAGAAAGACGCAGCGTCTTGATTGCTCAACAAGCAGATATGGCACATGATTATTTACAACTTCGTGGCGATCAAAAAAGAGTACGTGTTTTAAATGCAAGTCACAAAACTTTATCCGATCTGCTCAGTTTAACGCAGAGTCGTTATAAATCGGGTTTAGTAACGGAATTAGATGTAGATTCTGTCAAATCGCGTCTTCATCGTGTTGAGGCTCAGCAAGCACAGCTTTCTCAGATCGTGGCACAGGAAAAGAATGCTATTGCTTTTCTTTTAGGTGCGCCTCCGCGGAGTCTAGACCAGGAGTTGGAACAAGGTCAAAATACGCCAGTTGTTCCGCCTTTTGTACCGGCAGGGCTGCCATCTGAATTGGTTCACCGCCGTCCTGATATACGCGAAGCAGAAGCAAATTTGCGCCAGTCTGTTGCCGAACTTGGCGAAGCAACAGCGGATTTTTATCCTAAAATCACAATTAATGCTGATTTTGGTTTTCAAACGCTCTCTTTTAAAGATTTAGGGTTGTGGGGAGCCAGGGCGTGGAATGTTGGACCTAGTATATCATTGCCAATTTTTCAGGGTGGTCGACTGGTTGGACAGCTTAATTTGAAAAAAGCAGCTCAAAAGTCAGCTGCTATTTCTTATCGTCAGACGGTGCTGCGAGCATGGCACGAAGTTGATAATGCTATGCAAAGCTATCACGATGAGCAGAACAAAAGGGAGGGTCTTAATAACGCGGTGAAAGATAGTCAGCGTTCTCTTGATCTGGCTTTAAGTCAGTATCGCTCTGGCCTCAGTACATATCTCGATGTGTTGAATGCGCAAATACAAACTCAAGATGCACAAATGGATCTGGCAACGAGTGACGCCGCTGTCGCAACGAATTTGGCTCGTTTATATAATGCTCTTGGAGGCGGGTGGCAGAAGGTTCTTCCCGACGAAGGGGCTCTTTTAAAAGAAGCCCAAAATAACCAAAGCCAGGCAGTTGCTTATAAGTCAACCCGAAAGATGGTAAGATAA
- a CDS encoding outer membrane factor lipoprotein domain-containing protein, with protein sequence MKSVRSLRPVRRQFMLKSFLLTLPLLGLGACMVGPKYHAPKPWSPPHFDTHARENGQTSPLSVVTELPFDDAWWKSFHDPVLASLEERVAKQNLAFELATANLAQSRAQMMIAGAERFPALSAQGTYARTQNSTKQLEEIIHRIGKKSPGLVSPGDVKVPVLNQWQYSIDATYEVDLWGG encoded by the coding sequence GTGAAGTCTGTCCGATCACTTCGTCCTGTAAGACGACAATTCATGCTCAAAAGTTTCCTTTTAACTCTGCCGCTTTTGGGGTTGGGTGCCTGTATGGTCGGCCCGAAATATCATGCTCCCAAGCCGTGGTCTCCTCCTCATTTTGACACACATGCACGCGAAAATGGGCAAACTTCACCCTTAAGTGTCGTGACAGAGTTACCTTTTGACGATGCCTGGTGGAAATCCTTTCATGACCCTGTGTTAGCGTCTTTGGAAGAGAGAGTTGCAAAGCAGAATCTGGCATTTGAATTAGCTACAGCCAACTTGGCGCAAAGTCGTGCTCAAATGATGATTGCCGGGGCTGAGCGTTTTCCTGCCTTATCAGCGCAGGGTACTTATGCCAGAACTCAAAATAGTACAAAACAGTTAGAAGAAATCATCCACCGTATAGGAAAAAAGAGCCCAGGGCTCGTTTCTCCTGGTGACGTAAAGGTTCCTGTCTTGAATCAGTGGCAATATTCCATTGATGCCACTTATGAAGTTGATTTGTGGGGCGGGTAG
- a CDS encoding TetR/AcrR family transcriptional regulator: protein MNKSPHLVPALTEPHEPFSRRRQILAGAGKIFQQKGYERASMAEIAKEASVSKGTLYNHFNNKADLFTAFFEEMSHTKLKIFETLLRSEESDIEKTLINYARAVIELLLSSVSLNLYRIIVAEAERFPNLADTFWQYGSARTIGYLAQFFERKTTEKMLKVEDPVLAAELFLMMCQTRLVQKKRLQLPVKTNPEHIEEIVQLVTRSFLSIYAPQK from the coding sequence ATGAATAAAAGCCCTCATTTGGTACCTGCTCTCACCGAACCTCATGAACCTTTCTCCAGAAGAAGGCAAATTTTGGCTGGTGCAGGTAAAATTTTTCAGCAAAAAGGCTATGAACGGGCCTCTATGGCAGAAATTGCTAAAGAAGCCTCTGTCTCTAAAGGAACGCTTTATAATCATTTTAACAATAAAGCTGACCTTTTTACGGCTTTTTTCGAGGAAATGAGCCACACAAAGCTTAAAATTTTTGAGACTCTTTTGCGTTCCGAAGAAAGTGATATTGAAAAGACACTCATTAATTATGCACGCGCTGTTATTGAGCTGCTGCTGAGTTCTGTTTCTCTCAACCTCTACCGCATTATTGTTGCTGAAGCAGAACGCTTTCCCAATTTGGCTGACACTTTTTGGCAATATGGTTCTGCCCGCACTATTGGCTATCTGGCACAATTTTTTGAACGCAAAACCACTGAAAAAATGCTTAAGGTTGAAGACCCAGTTTTGGCCGCTGAGCTCTTTTTGATGATGTGCCAAACAAGGCTCGTCCAAAAAAAGCGCTTGCAACTCCCCGTTAAAACCAATCCCGAGCATATTGAAGAGATCGTCCAGCTTGTTACACGGAGTTTTTTGAGCATTTACGCTCCCCAAAAATAG
- a CDS encoding DHA2 family efflux MFS transporter permease subunit: MSGAATASSEADNKNSSWKPKHNPWLIAVVVTLATFMEVLDTTIVNVALPHISGALGSSYDDATWALTSYLVANGIVLTISSWLAKFFGRKRYFVICIVLFTITSFLCGLSTSLPMLVVFRLLQGFFGGGLQPCQQSIILDIFPPEKRGAAFGLTAIATVVGPVLGPMLGGWLTDNYNWRWIFFVNIPFGIFTIIAVASLLEDPPWEKARREKIDVIGIGLISLALGCIEIMTDRGEDDDWFGSSFIVTLAVIGVIAFIAAIYWLLKAKNPLVRLTVFKDRNFAIGTIMMGVLGVVLYASAVIVPQFAQQVQGYTATIAGQLLAPGGLTIMILIPLVGRLMQKIELRLIIAFGFFALSMALFSSAVLYQDVDFRFLVKCRIMQTAPLAFLFVPISTFAYSTLPKELNGDASALFSMVRNYFGSLAISLSTAAIIETRQVHQSDLSRHAVMSRPEIRSYLSQAEAAAQAHGMSFLQSQQYAIQHLYQDFLKQVSLLAYNQVFNMLGVMTLFMVPLCFLITAQKGKKADVGVH; encoded by the coding sequence ATGAGCGGCGCAGCTACAGCTTCTTCGGAGGCAGATAATAAAAACTCCAGTTGGAAGCCAAAGCATAATCCTTGGCTGATTGCCGTAGTTGTAACACTTGCTACCTTCATGGAGGTCTTGGATACCACTATTGTGAATGTGGCCCTGCCGCATATTTCTGGTGCATTAGGTAGCTCCTATGATGATGCAACCTGGGCCCTGACTTCCTATCTGGTGGCTAATGGTATTGTTCTTACAATTTCGAGCTGGTTAGCAAAGTTTTTTGGCCGCAAACGTTATTTTGTTATTTGTATTGTTCTTTTTACTATAACTTCCTTTCTCTGTGGGCTTTCAACATCTTTGCCGATGCTGGTTGTTTTTCGACTTCTTCAGGGTTTTTTTGGGGGTGGTCTGCAACCTTGCCAGCAGTCAATTATTCTTGATATTTTTCCACCAGAAAAAAGGGGCGCTGCTTTTGGTTTGACGGCCATTGCTACCGTTGTAGGCCCGGTTCTCGGTCCAATGCTCGGTGGATGGCTGACTGATAATTATAATTGGCGCTGGATTTTCTTTGTAAATATACCTTTTGGTATTTTCACGATTATTGCCGTTGCGTCTTTATTGGAAGATCCCCCCTGGGAAAAAGCCCGCCGAGAGAAAATTGATGTTATCGGTATTGGTCTTATTTCTTTGGCGCTAGGCTGTATTGAAATCATGACTGACCGTGGTGAAGATGATGACTGGTTTGGTTCATCTTTTATTGTAACATTAGCGGTTATTGGCGTTATTGCTTTTATTGCTGCGATTTATTGGCTGTTAAAAGCTAAAAATCCTCTTGTGCGGTTAACGGTATTTAAAGATCGCAATTTTGCAATTGGCACTATCATGATGGGTGTATTAGGGGTCGTACTTTATGCCTCTGCCGTGATTGTACCGCAATTTGCTCAGCAGGTTCAGGGTTATACGGCCACAATTGCAGGGCAGCTTTTGGCCCCAGGTGGTCTGACCATTATGATCCTGATCCCCCTCGTTGGGCGCCTAATGCAAAAAATAGAATTAAGGCTTATTATTGCTTTTGGCTTTTTTGCACTTTCCATGGCGCTATTTAGTTCTGCTGTATTATATCAGGATGTTGATTTCCGCTTTCTTGTTAAATGTCGCATTATGCAAACGGCGCCTTTGGCTTTTCTCTTTGTGCCAATTTCGACATTTGCCTACTCAACCTTGCCTAAAGAACTGAATGGCGATGCTTCGGCCCTTTTTAGTATGGTGCGAAACTATTTTGGTTCTTTAGCCATTTCCTTATCTACAGCCGCTATTATTGAGACCAGACAGGTGCATCAGTCTGATCTATCACGTCATGCTGTGATGTCACGGCCTGAAATACGGTCTTATTTATCGCAAGCTGAGGCGGCGGCACAGGCTCATGGCATGTCGTTTCTGCAATCTCAGCAATATGCCATACAGCATCTTTATCAGGATTTTCTTAAGCAGGTCTCGCTACTTGCCTATAATCAGGTCTTTAATATGTTGGGAGTTATGACGCTCTTTATGGTTCCTCTTTGCTTTTTGATTACAGCACAAAAGGGAAAAAAAGCTGATGTAGGTGTCCATTAA
- a CDS encoding HlyD family secretion protein — translation MMAQDDSQKDDSKTPPKASSGKRVILIVLVVMVLLGAGLYLFFTRNEVSTDDAYTTGRKISIAPHVSGFVEKLLVDDNQYVHKGDLLVQIDGRDYVAALHRAEASVQQAEADMNAYKLSLIVAQKNFPGRLVEAQGNLAAARAGLFKARTDYARQHKVARAATTQQEIDYAHAALDEATARVAQAQGQLTQAEPVQANIATADAHVTQALANLSAAQADLEKAKLNVEWMDIKAPRDGRISQRNVEQGNFVQTGQEMFSIVPDDVWVVANYKETQLTHMRPGQKVDIEVDAYPQLHLKGHVDSLQVGSGESFSAFPPQNATGNFVKTVQRIPVKILIDSGLNPKIPLALGLSVVPTVHTE, via the coding sequence ATGATGGCGCAGGATGATTCGCAAAAAGATGACTCAAAGACTCCGCCTAAAGCGAGCTCTGGCAAAAGAGTGATCTTAATCGTTCTGGTTGTCATGGTCCTGCTAGGTGCCGGGCTATATCTGTTTTTTACACGCAATGAAGTTAGCACCGATGACGCTTATACAACTGGGCGTAAAATCTCTATCGCACCGCATGTTAGTGGCTTTGTCGAAAAGCTTTTGGTTGATGATAACCAGTATGTGCATAAGGGAGATCTGCTCGTTCAAATTGATGGGCGTGATTATGTAGCGGCCCTGCATCGAGCTGAAGCCTCAGTCCAGCAGGCTGAAGCTGATATGAACGCTTATAAGCTATCTTTGATTGTAGCCCAAAAGAACTTTCCTGGCCGTTTGGTCGAGGCCCAGGGGAATTTAGCGGCAGCCCGGGCCGGTCTGTTCAAAGCGCGTACAGATTATGCCCGTCAGCATAAGGTTGCGCGTGCTGCTACAACGCAACAAGAAATTGATTACGCTCATGCGGCACTTGATGAAGCCACAGCAAGAGTTGCCCAGGCTCAAGGTCAATTGACGCAGGCTGAACCAGTGCAGGCAAATATTGCAACTGCCGATGCTCACGTCACGCAGGCATTAGCGAATTTATCAGCAGCCCAGGCTGATTTAGAAAAAGCAAAGCTCAATGTTGAGTGGATGGACATTAAGGCTCCACGTGATGGGCGCATTTCTCAACGTAATGTAGAGCAGGGCAATTTTGTTCAGACAGGACAGGAGATGTTCTCAATTGTGCCTGATGATGTATGGGTTGTTGCTAATTACAAAGAGACGCAATTAACTCATATGCGACCAGGGCAAAAGGTTGATATTGAGGTTGATGCCTATCCGCAGCTTCATCTGAAGGGGCATGTTGATTCACTACAAGTGGGTTCAGGCGAATCCTTCAGTGCTTTTCCGCCTCAGAATGCGACGGGTAACTTTGTCAAAACGGTGCAGCGTATTCCTGTAAAAATTCTGATTGATAGCGGTTTAAATCCGAAAATTCCTCTCGCTTTAGGTCTTTCTGTTGTGCCAACGGTTCACACAGAATGA
- the folD gene encoding bifunctional methylenetetrahydrofolate dehydrogenase/methenyltetrahydrofolate cyclohydrolase FolD, with the protein MTSSAGMDNHNEANGAKLIDGKAMAKGLTEEIRQEVDLLIKEGHPLPGLAVVLVGNDPASEVYVKNKAIQTHHAGMRSFMHMLPQSTSQKELLTLIEDLNKNPQIHGILIQLPLPEQIDPVLVTNAIDPAKDVDGLGEVNTGRLALGMTNGIVPCTPLGCLKLLQSVHPDMTGMNALIIGSSNLVGRPMAQLLLKENCTVTIAHIHTTNLPELARQADIIVVATGKAGLVRGDWVKPGATIIDVGITRVMQENGRSRLVGDVNFDEVKHVAGHITPVPGGVGPMTITCLLHNTFQAAKRLYEKQD; encoded by the coding sequence ATGACATCATCTGCTGGAATGGACAATCATAACGAGGCCAATGGTGCTAAGTTAATTGATGGTAAAGCAATGGCAAAGGGCTTGACCGAAGAAATTCGCCAAGAAGTTGATCTTTTGATCAAAGAAGGGCACCCTTTGCCAGGGCTTGCTGTTGTGCTTGTGGGAAATGATCCAGCTTCTGAAGTCTATGTTAAAAATAAAGCGATTCAGACCCATCATGCTGGTATGCGCTCTTTTATGCATATGCTTCCTCAAAGCACGTCGCAAAAAGAATTGCTTACTCTGATTGAGGATCTTAACAAAAATCCGCAAATACATGGCATTCTCATTCAGTTGCCGCTTCCTGAGCAAATTGATCCTGTTTTAGTAACAAATGCTATTGATCCAGCAAAAGATGTCGATGGTTTGGGTGAGGTAAATACAGGTCGCCTTGCCCTGGGAATGACAAATGGTATTGTCCCATGCACTCCTCTCGGTTGCCTAAAATTGTTGCAATCTGTGCATCCAGACATGACAGGCATGAATGCGCTCATTATCGGCTCTTCTAATCTGGTTGGCCGGCCTATGGCGCAATTATTGCTCAAAGAAAACTGTACGGTAACTATTGCGCACATACATACAACCAATCTTCCCGAGTTAGCACGTCAAGCTGATATTATTGTCGTAGCAACCGGAAAGGCTGGACTTGTACGGGGTGACTGGGTCAAGCCAGGGGCGACAATTATCGATGTTGGTATTACACGCGTCATGCAAGAAAATGGTCGAAGCCGCCTGGTAGGTGATGTTAATTTTGATGAGGTCAAGCATGTTGCAGGGCATATAACTCCTGTTCCGGGCGGCGTAGGACCAATGACAATCACATGCTTGCTCCATAATACCTTCCAAGCTGCAAAGCGACTTTATGAGAAGCAGGATTAG
- a CDS encoding threonine aldolase family protein has translation MSEDVRKNFASDNVTPASAEILEALMRGNQGNVSSYGEDHYTEQLAKKFGEVFETELAVFPIATGTATNSLALSAIVRPYGSVICDHSAHIENDEGGAPEFFTSGAKISTLPSPQGRMSPEALQEAIKRNKEKGVLSPPFQALSLTQSTEWGTVYPIKTISALSDIAHQNGLTVHMDGARLGNAINHLNCSPAETTWKAGIDILSFGGTKAGTMAAEALIVFINERTKPFLSAIPHLIKRSGHLWSKHRFLSLQLLALLEDTLWLKNCAHANKMAKLLVAELKRHPGAQMPFDCESNEVFVVLPETLLDNLENEGFSFYRYPTPGGVPGKLVRFVTSFYTRTKDVEALIEAINK, from the coding sequence GTGTCTGAGGACGTACGCAAAAATTTTGCTAGTGATAATGTCACTCCTGCCAGTGCCGAGATCCTTGAAGCACTCATGCGGGGCAATCAGGGTAATGTCTCTTCATACGGAGAAGACCATTATACAGAACAGCTCGCAAAAAAATTTGGTGAAGTTTTTGAAACAGAGCTTGCTGTTTTCCCAATAGCAACAGGTACAGCCACAAACTCCCTCGCTTTATCCGCTATAGTAAGACCTTATGGCAGCGTTATATGTGATCATAGTGCTCATATTGAAAATGACGAAGGTGGAGCGCCTGAATTTTTTACCTCAGGGGCAAAAATAAGCACTCTTCCTTCTCCTCAAGGACGTATGTCTCCTGAGGCATTGCAGGAAGCCATAAAACGCAACAAGGAAAAAGGCGTTTTATCTCCTCCATTTCAGGCTTTATCTCTCACACAATCCACAGAATGGGGCACCGTTTATCCTATTAAAACTATAAGTGCCCTTTCTGATATTGCCCATCAGAATGGCTTGACCGTCCATATGGACGGAGCACGACTTGGAAATGCTATTAATCATTTAAACTGCTCTCCTGCTGAAACAACATGGAAAGCCGGTATTGATATTTTAAGTTTTGGCGGCACTAAAGCAGGTACCATGGCCGCAGAAGCACTTATCGTCTTTATTAACGAGCGCACAAAACCCTTTTTGAGTGCCATTCCTCACTTAATTAAACGGTCTGGACATTTATGGTCCAAGCATCGCTTTTTAAGCCTACAGCTCCTTGCTTTACTCGAAGATACTTTATGGCTGAAAAACTGTGCCCATGCCAATAAAATGGCCAAACTCCTTGTTGCAGAGCTTAAGCGCCACCCTGGAGCACAAATGCCGTTTGATTGCGAAAGTAACGAGGTTTTTGTAGTCTTACCCGAAACGTTACTCGATAATTTAGAAAATGAAGGATTTAGCTTTTACCGCTACCCTACCCCTGGTGGCGTTCCGGGAAAACTTGTGCGTTTTGTAACAAGTTTTTACACACGAACCAAAGACGTAGAGGCCTTAATAGAGGCCATTAACAAATAA